The genomic stretch GCCCGGCAGTTGGAAGTTCATCTTGTGCAGCACCGTGGTGGCAGGAGCTACTTCCTGAATGCCCAGCAACGTGGTTTGGCCGCTTGGGTCAGTCAGGTTGAGGGAAACAGTGAAAGGCGCTTCCTCATTGCCTTCCAGGTCCCAGAGGCTGGCGAAATACACCGGCGGAAGCACGGATGGCAGTTCCGGTACCACTGCGTGTTCAATGGTGCGGATGAAGGAAGTGGAGCTGGATTCCTTGTCGATTATGAGATCGGCACACATGAGAGCGTAAATAAGTTTAGGCATTGTTATGTCCTTGTTGTTTGGTTTAGCGGCCACTGTTTGCAAGAGCGGCGCGTACCTCTTCGGGTAACGTGAGTGCCGCGTCCGGGTCAATCTCCAAAAGAAGAAGAGCACAGGCAACCTGTTGCCCGAGGTTGTTCTCATGGATGCCCTGGCGAAGGGCGTTCTCTGCTGGTGCGCCTATGTCTGCCAATGCACGAAAAGCCAATTGCCCAAGCGGTGTGCCGGGGCGACTCAGAAGTCGGACCAGTGTCGGCGCGGCTTGTGCGCCAATACGGGCAAAGGGGGCAGGCTCGGAGGTGTTCAGCAGCTTGAGGTGGTGTAGCGCCGTGGCCGGGTCCGGACCAATCTGGTCGATCGCTTCAGCTATGATGTGCATGGCACGATCATCACTCACATCCAGTGCGCGAATGAGCGCCGGAACAGCTGGAGCGGCGTCCTTTTCCATCCGTCCGAGTATCCAGGCGATCTTGGAGCGTACAGTCGCCTGTTCCGATTGTAACCCGTCAATGAGCGCTGGAATCGCGCGCGGTCCCAACAGGCTTAAACCGAATGCAGCGGCATTTTGCGTATCCTGGGAGTCGGCCGAAAGTGCCTCGACCATGTAAGGTGCGGCTTGTGGGCCGATGATGGCGAGACTCTGTGCTGCCATGCCGCGCACCGTTGGATCGGAATCGTCCATTGCCCTGACGAAGAGTGTCGAGCCAAGGGCCGGATGTGGGAGCAGGGCCATTGCCATAATCGCTCCCCGGCGGGTCATGGTATCGCCAGATTCATAGATGGCTTGCAGGTCGGAGTACAACCTGTCGGGCTGGTGGATGAGTTCACGTGCCGCCTCCATGCGCGTGTCATTGTCCTTGGCGACCAGTTTGTGGAGCAGGTTCTTCAGCGACTGATCGTTAGTGGCTTTCGCAAAAGCTTGGGTTGGCATGGCAAGAAGGAGTGTAGCCAGTATCAGTGCGGTCATATGTCGAGGCAGGAATCTCATGGCTTGTCTCCTTCTTCGTCCCTGTAGGCGATCACTTCCTACTCATGTCATTCCATGCCCATACCACGGTTCCGCCGATGGCGCGACTGATGTCGCCTTCATAATCACGTTGAACGGTGTAGGTGGCTGGCGGGTAGGTCCGACTGTTGTCCGAGTAATAGATAAGCTCGGTATCACCCTGAACTTGCTGTGAATGCACTCGTTTGATCTCCGTAATGCCGGACTCTCCCGGATGACGGATTAACATTATTCGTCCGCCGGGATCAGGTGAGCGATCGCTACGATCCACCAGAACTATATCACCTGGATGAAGGGCGGGTTCCATGGCGTGATGGCCTTCGGGTATTTCCATTGCAATGAGATTGGTACGGAAACGAAGCGACTCCTGATGCCGCCAGACCAGAATCCAGCCGTTGATACGGTCCTCGGGGATTAGGCCTGCACTTACGCCCAGTTCAGGATTTATCAGCGGAACAGCCAGGTAATCCTCTGGCTGCAATTGTGGCATGGGCTTTTGGTGCTGCTCACCGGGGGCGGAATGAAAGCAGACTTCACGGGTCGCATCCACAGGTTCATCCTCAAAAGAGATATGCGCTCCAATATGATCCAGAATATGTCCGAGTGAGTCGGCGTTCAGCCCTCGTTCCTTTTTGAGAAACCGGTTGAGTTGCGATGGGTCGACCCCGAGATCATCCGCCATCCGTTTATTGTTCGGATAGCGTTTACCTCGACCGATACGACTGTTTAGCGCATCGCGCACATCATCTGTAAACCCCATGTTTGCTCCCTTGAATGGTACGAGTTTCCACTAGGTTATACATGATAATCGACAAATGTCTAAAGTCGAATGTCAAAATTGGTTGACTAGCAAATAGTCAATCGTCTATTAATGCGTATCCGAATTGAGGGAAGTTATTACTAACAGGAGGGATCAGTGAAGAATTTGGTGGAAGTTATACGTGTTGAACAAGGGGAGGAGGGCACGTTTGGCGTTCTCAAACTCAATGGGCAGGCTTACTGCGTGACCTTGGAGCCTCCTCAGCGTGGAAACGTCCAGAATATTTCCTGTATTCCGGCTGGTGAATATCACTGTAAACGCGTCTCCTCACCTCGGTTCGGGGAGACATATGAAATTACGGATGTGCCCGGGCGGAGCCATATCCTGTTTCATGCGGGGAACGTTGTGGGCGATACGAGCGGCTGTGTTTTGCTGGGACGACACTTCGGTCGATTGGGAACCTCGCGAGCTGTTCTCGACTCTGGTCGGACCTTTTCGGATTTTATTACTCAGTGTGAGGGTAACAATGAATTCCCGCTGGTGATTCGGGAAGGGGGAGCGGTCTCGTGGACAACTACTTCTGCTTAAAAGGGGCGCGGGATATCTGCGATGCAGTGGGGGAGAATCCAAAGAATATCCATGAACTGGTGAAGGATCACGGCTTGCCTGCCTGGAAACGTGGCGCCAAGGGCACGTGGCGGGCGTTGCCGGATGATCTTCGGCAATGGATACGGGAACAGCGTGATCGAAATATAGGTCACTTCCTGTATGGGGAATATGGAGTGAAAAAGACCGACAGTTGAATGGCGATAGCTGTAAGCATAAAGAAAAGGCCGGACATGGAGTATGTCCGGCCTTGTTTTTTTGGATGTCCCGTCCTGAAATAGGTTGACACCCAGAGGACCTATTTATGGAAGACAAATCCAAACAGCGAGTTAGACGCACCCAACGCGATTACACGATGGCCTTTAAATTGTCGGTTGTGGCACAGGTGGAAAAGGGCGAGATGACGTACAAGCAGGCTCAGGCTCTTTATGGTATTCAAGGGCGAAGCACTGTGCTGAAGTGGCTCAGGAAGCACGGCACCCTTGATTGGAGCAAGTCCATGGTACATTCCCGAAAAGACCCAAAAGCCAGAGAAACACCGGTCCAGAAGATCAAACGGCTGGAGAAAGAGCTTGAGGAAGAAAAGATCAAGACCGCGCTTCTCAATAAAATGATTGAGATTTCCGACCGCGAGTTTGGGACTTCTATAAGAAAAAAGCTTACCCCCGAGCTGCACGAAGTCTTCAGAGAGAAAGACAAATAAGCTTGTCTGCTTGTTGCAGGCAGCTCGGGGTCAGTCGGCAGTCCGTGTATCAGGCTGAAAAGCGCCATGATGCACGGGAAGCCATGTATCAGGAGGCAAAGGCCATGGTCCTGAACGTGCGGACCAGGATGCCCCGCCTTGGGACTCGAAAGCTGTACCACCTGTTGAAGGACGCATTTTCCGCAAAGGGAATCAGGCTCGGACGTGATGGGTTGTTTTCCCTGCTGCGGCGAGAGCATATGCTCATCAAGCGACGGAAAAACTATACAAAGACAACCAACTCGAAGCATTGGCTAAAAAAGCATCCCAACTTGTTGAAAGATGTTCAACCGAGATGTCCTGAGCAGGTGTTCGTAAGCGACATTACCTACGTGAATACACGTGAGCAAACATGCTATCTGTCGCTGGTGACAGATGCATTCAGCCGGAAGATAATGGGATACAACGTGAGCCGGGATCTCAGTGCGGAAAGCACAACCAAAGCGCTGGACGCGGCAGTTGAAAACAAGCGAAGGAGGGTGAATACAATTCACCATTCAGATCGAGGACTCCAATACGCTTCTTCGGTCTACCAGAGAAAACTCCAGGAATCCGGCATGGTTCCTTCCATGACAGATGGCTATGACTGCTATCAAAATGCCTTGGCGGAACGGATGAATGGAATTCTGAAGCAAGAGTTCATGGTCACCAAATGCAACGACTTTGCAGAGCTCAATACCCTGGTGAGGGAATCCGTTGAGATATACAATTCACAACGGCCACATCTCAGCCTAGGAATGAGAACGCCAAACGATGTACACGAATCAGGCTGTGGGGCTAGCCCCACAGCCTGATTGAAACCTTCAAAAACCGTCAACCTATTTCAGGACGGCTCAGGAGACTTAAGAGTCCTTCATGAACTTTTTGCCCATGCTGAAAGCTTTGCCGACCCGGTCGCCCACGGTGAAGTATTCACGTGTCCCCGGAGTAAATATGAGCGGCATGATCTTTTCAACATCCGGATGCTTTTCATCGATGAGTTTGTCCTCATCGCACTTCACATCCATGATTTCACCAACGAACATGGTATGGACGCCCACCTCATATGAATGGATGAGTCGGCACTCCACCACCAGAGGGAACTCATCGATATAGGGAGCATTAACGACATCGCTTTTGACAGCTGTCAAACCGGCGCGCTCGAATTTGTCTTCCTTTCTGCCGGAGACCATGCCGAGGTAATCCGCTTCAGCAGCCATATCCTTATGACAGATGGAGACGGTGAACGCCTTGTGTTTCAAGACACCGGTGAAGGTGTGTCGATTGGACCGCACTGAAACAGTGAGGCACGGCGGCTGGGAACTGGCTATGCCGCCCCATGCTGCAATCATGGAATTGGCCTTGCCGTCTTCATCATATGAACTGACAGCCCAAACCGGAGCCGGTTGGGCCAGGGTCTTTGCTCCGAGTGAACGTTTCATTTTTACTGCTCCTTGTTTGTCTCTGTCGATACTAATGCAATCAGGGGTAAAAGCCAACGATTGCTACATCTCCGGTATTTGCACACCCAATAACTCCACTGCCGATTCCGCTATGTCATTGCAGTACTGGCACTGAGAACAGTTGGACTGGCACCGGCCAACGCGGTGAACAAAGTCGGCGGGGATGCGTTCATTATGAATGTGAACATGCCCGGACAGATCGCCCATGGCGTCCATGATATCCAGCAGGTTTCCGTCATATTGTCCGTTGGCGTATGCGGAGAAGGCAGTCATGAGAAATTTCGTCCCCTTGTTTCGGCCGCAGAGTTTGATGCCATCAACGTATGGGGCGTAGTGATCCATGTCCTCGGGCCGGATGAACGGGGATACGAGAAACGACTCGGGGTGCTGGAGAAATCGGCGGATACATCCGTACTCCCGGTTGATGTCAAAGGTTCGGTCGTCACACAGCTTCTGATTGACCATGGCGATATGCGCATTGTGTGTGGGCTTGTACGGGCAGTGGTGTAGGCACCCTTCGTTGGCTATCAGGTGGATCTTGATGTCCGGAAGGCTGCGCCGAAGGGCATCCACCGTGGGTTCAAGTCTTTCGAAATCCCGGTTCAGGTTGCGGTCTAGCACCAGCTTTGACGGCGGACAAAAAGGTGTATCTCGAATCATTTCAAGCATGGCATACACGCGCCCGGGCGAATCGAGCTGTGCATTGACGGTCGGAATAGCCTCAAGACGGGCAGCCAGTTGCGGTGCATGGTCTCCCAGTGCTTGAAGGTAATAGGGGTCACCGAAAATGAGACCCTGGATGCCGGCTTCATCAGCCAGCATGGTCAGTCGGTCTGCGGCCTGAGTGAGGTGCTTTGCATCAAAGTAGCGCTGGGGATCATGGAGTCGACTGTTGAGCAGAACAAATCGCTGCGTGCTGCCCAACTTGTTCAATCCGGCGATAATAGACTGCGGTTTGTGGGTCT from Pseudodesulfovibrio profundus encodes the following:
- a CDS encoding HEAT repeat domain-containing protein translates to MRFLPRHMTALILATLLLAMPTQAFAKATNDQSLKNLLHKLVAKDNDTRMEAARELIHQPDRLYSDLQAIYESGDTMTRRGAIMAMALLPHPALGSTLFVRAMDDSDPTVRGMAAQSLAIIGPQAAPYMVEALSADSQDTQNAAAFGLSLLGPRAIPALIDGLQSEQATVRSKIAWILGRMEKDAAPAVPALIRALDVSDDRAMHIIAEAIDQIGPDPATALHHLKLLNTSEPAPFARIGAQAAPTLVRLLSRPGTPLGQLAFRALADIGAPAENALRQGIHENNLGQQVACALLLLEIDPDAALTLPEEVRAALANSGR
- a CDS encoding DUF5675 family protein, whose product is MEVIRVEQGEEGTFGVLKLNGQAYCVTLEPPQRGNVQNISCIPAGEYHCKRVSSPRFGETYEITDVPGRSHILFHAGNVVGDTSGCVLLGRHFGRLGTSRAVLDSGRTFSDFITQCEGNNEFPLVIREGGAVSWTTTSA
- a CDS encoding DUF6941 family protein, which encodes MPKLIYALMCADLIIDKESSSTSFIRTIEHAVVPELPSVLPPVYFASLWDLEGNEEAPFTVSLNLTDPSGQTTLLGIQEVAPATTVLHKMNFQLPGLKVEAEGKHLVSVAIKNGDNWETMAELPIFVFKSEGTA
- a CDS encoding flavin reductase family protein translates to MKRSLGAKTLAQPAPVWAVSSYDEDGKANSMIAAWGGIASSQPPCLTVSVRSNRHTFTGVLKHKAFTVSICHKDMAAEADYLGMVSGRKEDKFERAGLTAVKSDVVNAPYIDEFPLVVECRLIHSYEVGVHTMFVGEIMDVKCDEDKLIDEKHPDVEKIMPLIFTPGTREYFTVGDRVGKAFSMGKKFMKDS
- a CDS encoding S24 family peptidase; the protein is MGFTDDVRDALNSRIGRGKRYPNNKRMADDLGVDPSQLNRFLKKERGLNADSLGHILDHIGAHISFEDEPVDATREVCFHSAPGEQHQKPMPQLQPEDYLAVPLINPELGVSAGLIPEDRINGWILVWRHQESLRFRTNLIAMEIPEGHHAMEPALHPGDIVLVDRSDRSPDPGGRIMLIRHPGESGITEIKRVHSQQVQGDTELIYYSDNSRTYPPATYTVQRDYEGDISRAIGGTVVWAWNDMSRK
- a CDS encoding helix-turn-helix domain-containing protein, with translation MDNYFCLKGARDICDAVGENPKNIHELVKDHGLPAWKRGAKGTWRALPDDLRQWIREQRDRNIGHFLYGEYGVKKTDS
- a CDS encoding IS3 family transposase (programmed frameshift) yields the protein MEDKSKQRVRRTQRDYTMAFKLSVVAQVEKGEMTYKQAQALYGIQGRSTVLKWLRKHGTLDWSKSMVHSRKDPKARETPVQKIKRLEKELEEEKIKTALLNKMIEISDREFGTSIRKKPYPRAARSLQRERQISLSACCRQLGVSRQSVYQAEKRHDAREAMYQEAKAMVLNVRTRMPRLGTRKLYHLLKDAFSAKGIRLGRDGLFSLLRREHMLIKRRKNYTKTTNSKHWLKKHPNLLKDVQPRCPEQVFVSDITYVNTREQTCYLSLVTDAFSRKIMGYNVSRDLSAESTTKALDAAVENKRRRVNTIHHSDRGLQYASSVYQRKLQESGMVPSMTDGYDCYQNALAERMNGILKQEFMVTKCNDFAELNTLVRESVEIYNSQRPHLSLGMRTPNDVHESGCGASPTA